GGACGGCACGGAGCTGTGGAGCGGTGCGGTGAGCGCGGCTGGTCGTGTGGAACGGGCTCGGCGCATTGCCGGCGGCGCGACGGAATCGATCTTCCAGCCAGAGTGGTCGCCGGACGGCGTGCTGCATTTCATCTCCGACCGGACCGGCTGGTGGAACCTCTACCGCTGGCAGGATGAACGTATCGAACCGCTGTGCGAGATGGCGGCGGACTTTGGCAGACCGCAGTGGGTCTTTGGGATGTCGACCTACGGCTTCGAGTCGCGCCAACGATTGATCTGCTCCTACGCAGCTGGAGGGACCTGGGGTCTCGGGCGCCTCGACACGGCCGCACACACGCTTGAGCCGATTCCATCGCCGTACGCCGACGTCGCCGACATCCGCGTCGGCGGCGGCCGGGCCGTCTTCCGCGGCGGCTCATCTACCGAAGCTGCCGCGATCGTTCAACTCGATCTACGAACCGGACGGTTCGAAGTGCTGCGCCGCTCCGGCACAACGGGGCTCGATCCCGGCTATCTTTCCGTACCCGAGGCAATCGAGTTTCCGACGGAGGCAGGCCTCACCGCGCACGCCCTGTACTACCGGCCACGCAACCGCGACTTCGCGGCACCGAACGGCGCACGGCCGCCGCTGCTGGTGCGGTGCCACGGCGGGCCGACGGCGGCCGCGTCGAGTGCGCTCGATATCAAGGTCCAGTACTGGACCAGTCGCGGCATCGCCGTCCTCGACGTCAATTACGGTGGCAGCAGCGGCTACGGGCGCGCCTACCGGCAACGCCTCGAAGGCCGGTGGGGGATCGTCGATGTCGATGACTGTGTCAACGGCGCGCGCTTCCTGGTGGGACGTGGTGACGTCGATGGCAAGCGGCTCGCGATCAGCGGCGGCAGCGCCGGCGGCTACACCGCGCTGTGTGCGCTGACGTTTCGCCGCACCTTCAAAGCCGGTGCGAGCTATTACGGCATCAGCGA
The DNA window shown above is from Candidatus Binatia bacterium and carries:
- a CDS encoding prolyl oligopeptidase family serine peptidase, with translation MNPHVAPYGSWKSPLSADAVAAGVIGLGQVGLDGEDVYWVEMRPQEGGRNVIVWRSGDGEITDVTPPPFNARTRANEYGSGDFAVCDGTVYFSNCGDQQIYRQGPGTPPQAITATPGCRYADAIVDARRGRLICICEDHRSGASEPVNTLVSLTLDGSSGVQMLADGSDFYSSPRLSPDGSRLAWLSWNHPNMPWDGTELWSGAVSAAGRVERARRIAGGATESIFQPEWSPDGVLHFISDRTGWWNLYRWQDERIEPLCEMAADFGRPQWVFGMSTYGFESRQRLICSYAAGGTWGLGRLDTAAHTLEPIPSPYADVADIRVGGGRAVFRGGSSTEAAAIVQLDLRTGRFEVLRRSGTTGLDPGYLSVPEAIEFPTEAGLTAHALYYRPRNRDFAAPNGARPPLLVRCHGGPTAAASSALDIKVQYWTSRGIAVLDVNYGGSSGYGRAYRQRLEGRWGIVDVDDCVNGARFLVGRGDVDGKRLAISGGSAGGYTALCALTFRRTFKAGASYYGIS